One genomic window of Cuculus canorus isolate bCucCan1 chromosome 11, bCucCan1.pri, whole genome shotgun sequence includes the following:
- the LOC104066699 gene encoding small integral membrane protein 4 translates to MLVSKRVKRLLQLVPGKQRFGVYRFLPFFFVLGGAMEWVMINVRIGQETFYDVYRRKRSERLYEARMEKSEF, encoded by the exons ATGCTAGTGAGCAAGAGGGTGAAGCGCCTCTTGCAGCTAGTGCCGGGGAAGCAGCGCTTCGGCGTTTACCGGTTCCTGCCCTTCTTCTTCGTCCTCGGGGGAGCCATGGAGTGGGTCATGATCAACGTGCGCATCGGACAGGAGACCTTCT ATGATGTTTACCGTAGGAAACGATCAGAAAGGCTGTACGAGGCACGGAtggaaaaaagtgaattttag